In Paenibacillus dendritiformis, the DNA window GCAATCTGGAAGATCGGCGCTTCCGGATCCTTGTTAATCGCGATGATGACGCGCGATTGGCTCATGCCGGCCACATGCTGGATCGCGCCGCTGATGCCGCAGGCGATGTACAGCTCCGGCGTGACGACCTTGCCGGTCTGGCCGATTTGCAGGGCATAGTCGCAATAGCCCGCATCGCATGCCCCGCGGGAAGCGCCGACGGCACCGCCCAGCACCTCGGCCAGCTCCTCCAGCGGCTTGAAGCCTTCCGCGCTGCGGACGCCCCGGCCGCCGGAGACAATAATTTTCGCTTCGCTCAAATCCATCTTGCCGGCCGTATTCTGCACCACCTCGCGAATGACGGCGGCCAGCGGCGGCTCGGGGTACGCGATCGCCGATACCGGGGCGGTCCGGCCCGCTTCGGCTGACGGCGGCTGAATATTGTTCGGGCGGATGGTGACAATCCATGGTCCCGCCAGGAATTTTTTCTTCTCCATCGCTTTGCCTGCATACAGAGGGCGAGTGTATAACAGCTCGCCGCTGCCGTCCGCTTCAATGGCGATGACATCGGAGATCTGTCCCGCGCCTAATGCGGCGGCCAATTGCGGAGCCAAATCTTTGCCCTGCGCGGTATGGCCGAAGAATACGCCATCCGGCTTCGCTTCCTGCACGACGGCCTGCAGCGCCGCAAAATAAGCTTCCGGATGATAATGAATAAGAGCGGAATGCTCTACGGTATAAATATGATCCGCGCCATAGGGGGCCAGATCGGCTGCATGACGGGCAGCGTCCGCCCCTATCACGGCTGCGGTCACGGTACCGCCATCGCCTGCGGCCATGCGGGCCGCGCTGATCGCTTCATAGGATACCTGCCGGAGAACGCCGCCTTTCGTCTCGGCTACGACAAGAATCGTTTTGGACATAGTATATCCGCCTCCTCGGGAATATGGGTCTTTAAGAGGTGGTTCAAAAAGTCCATTTTTGATATCACGAAGTGATTCAAGAAGTAAACTCAGCATCGAATCTCGCATTCCGTCTCGACAAGTGATTGCTTTTTCGAAGCATGTTTCCTGCGGAAACATTTGAGCTGCTCCTGCAGTCTCGCCTACACGGCGCTGCTCCTTACCAGTTTTGGCCAGCAAAACTGGCTTCGGAAGCATTGGTTTCGAGTTCAAGCAACCTTCCCGATGCTGAAAAATGTACTTTTTGAACATGAACTTCTAACGGCAACCTGGCGGAAGACGCCGGTCTATACGACCTTGGCTTCCGTGCGCAGGAGCCGGAACAGCTCCTGCGCCTGCGCTGCCGGCTCGCCGGAGATCAGCTTGCCCGCCTGCCGCTGCGGAGGCAGGAACAGCTCCGCCTGCGCCGTACGCGCCTCGGCGGTGATGCTGAAATCGTCCAGCGTCATCTCGCGAAGCGGCTTTTTCTTCGCCTTCATAATGCCCTGCAGCGAAGGGTAGCGCGGCTCGTTCAGCCCTTGCTGGGCCGTGAAGAGCGCCGGAAGCGGGAGCTCCACGACCTCGGTGTCTCCTTCGGCATCCCGGGAGCAGACGGCGCGCCCGTCGGCGATCTCCAGCTTCGTAATGGCTGACACGTGCGGAATGCCGAGCAGCTTCGCCAGCCGGACAGCCACTTGGCCTGCGCCGTTATCGACCGAGAAGTTGCCTCCGAGCACGAGGTCGGCGGATTCCGTCCCGACGAAGGCGGCCAATGCTTGCGCGACGGCATGTTCATCCGTGCCGATGCGCTCGTCATTGATCAAGACCGCTTCGTCGGCGCCCATGGCGAGCGCGGTGCGCAGCGCCTCGGTTGCCCGGTCGGGTCCCACGGAGACGACGGTGATTTTGCCCCCCTGCTCATCGCGGATGCGAATCGCTTCCTCGACCGCATACTCGTCATAGGGGTTAAGCACGAATTTGACATCGTCGTCCATGACTTTGCCGTTTTCGATGACGATCTTTTCCTCCGTATCGAAGGTCTGCTTGACTAATACGATGATATTCATCGTTCATTGCCCCTTTCGCTTGATTACCATGCAGGAAAGTGGAAAGTGCAATTCTGGATGAAGGGATGCAGCGCGCGTGGTATTTTCCCCATGGCGGATAATTATAAGTATTGATTTGATGGTGCAAAAAGTTCAAAAAATGCGTCCTTCAGGCCGAAAAGGCTGAAAACCGGACTTTTGGAAAACCTCTAAACAACTTAGGCCTCCAGTCCTTTGAGGAAGAAGCCTACCGTACCATCCAACTGGCCGATGAGCGAATATTTCTGCCCGGAGATGAGCCAGGACGTCACGACTTCGTCCATGGAGCCGAAGATAAGCAGGCGGGTAAGCTTGACGTCGAGATCGGCGCGGAACACTTTCTCTTCGATGCCTTGCACGATGATTTTTTCAATGAGCACAATGTATGGCTTAATGATCTTTCCGATTTCTTTGCGGAGCTCGAGCGAGCTTTGTCTCAGCTCGATTTGGGTGACGAAGGCGAGGTCCGGGTTATTCCCCAGCTCGGTAAAATGAATTTCGCACACTTTGCGCAGCGCTTCCTTCGCTCCGGTCGTTTCTTCGAGACTCGCGTGAAACTTGCCGATCAGCTCGCCAAGCTTCTCGCGGAACAAAGAAATAAGGATATCCTCCTTTCGCTTGAAATAAAGATAGATCGTACCGTCAGCGACTCCGGCCGTTTTCGCAATCCTGGAAACTTGCGAACGGTGAAATCCGTGTTCGGCGAATACTTTGACCGCGGCTTCGAGGATTTGGGAATATTTTTCTTTTTTCTGACTTGCCATGGAATCACCTCGGTGCTAAAATGTGAATCACGAATGAATGAACGCTCATTCATTTTCTGCTGATATCATAAAATAGAACCGGATCCTTGTCAATCATTGGATCGGGAGACGGGGGTTCGCCCAGCGGAGGAGCGGCGGTATGAACGCTGTGAAAGCGCTTGCCGCAATGAGCTCATTCATTTGCAAAAGGGGAAAGGAGATGGTTCCGATGCCGGGAGCGATCGTGCAGCTCGTCCTGTTTTTGGCCGTCACGGGACTCGGCGTCTACGCGTTCGCCAGAGCGGTCATTCACCGGTATATGTATGTGAAGCTGGGGCAGCCGGTGGAATGGGGCGGGCGCGCGAAGCGCAATTTGCGCGACTTTGCGGTTCAAGTGTTCGGTCAGACGAAGCTGCTCAAGGACAAGAAGAGCGGTCTGATGCACATTGTCATTTTTTATGGGTTCATCATTTTGCAAGTCGGTGCGCTGGATATTATCTATAAAGGATTGTCCGGCCGCCCGCTTCCGATTCCTGGCTATGAGGCCTTCGTGCTGCTGCAGGAAGCGACGGTGACGCTGGTGCTCGTCGCCATGGGGTATGCCGCTTACCGCCGGTACGGCGAGAAGCTGGGGCGGTTGAAGCGCGGATGGAAGCCGTCCATCGTCGTCTTCTTCATTTTCTCGCTGATGCTGTCGGTCTTGCTGACGATGTCGTTCGAGCGTCTTCTGGAAGGGAAGGACTTCTCGCCCTACGCGCCGATTGCGTCTCTCATCGCGATGCCGCTGGCCGGCATGACCCAGACCGCTGCAGAGGTGCTGTACCTGGTATGCTGGTGGGCGCATCTGCTTATCTTGCTGGCATTTCTCGTTTATGTGCCGCAGAGCAAGCATTTTCATCTGTTATCGGCGCCGGTCAACCTGCTGCTGCGCCGCACGGATCCCGTCGGCCGCTTGCGTAAGCTCGATCTGGAGGATGAAGAAGCGGAATCATTCGGCGTCGGCAAAGTGGAGGACTTCACTCAAAAGCAGCTGCTCGACTTGTACGCTTGTGTGGAATGCGGGCGCTGCACCAACGTCTGCCCGGCGGCGGGCACGGGCAAATGGCTGTCGCCCATGCACATGATCGTCAAGCTGCGCGATCATTTGACTGAGAAGGGAGCGGCTGTCACCTCGCGATCGCCCTGGATTCCGTCCTTCGTCTTCTCGTCGGGCGGCACGCACGGCATCCGGGCGGACGGAGCGGATCTCGGCGAGTGGCAAGGGAAGGGCATGACCGACATCGGGCCGACGATGCGGGCGCAAGCCGCGGCGTGGCAGACGGCGGCAGATCGCGCTCCG includes these proteins:
- a CDS encoding electron transfer flavoprotein subunit alpha/FixB family protein is translated as MSKTILVVAETKGGVLRQVSYEAISAARMAAGDGGTVTAAVIGADAARHAADLAPYGADHIYTVEHSALIHYHPEAYFAALQAVVQEAKPDGVFFGHTAQGKDLAPQLAAALGAGQISDVIAIEADGSGELLYTRPLYAGKAMEKKKFLAGPWIVTIRPNNIQPPSAEAGRTAPVSAIAYPEPPLAAVIREVVQNTAGKMDLSEAKIIVSGGRGVRSAEGFKPLEELAEVLGGAVGASRGACDAGYCDYALQIGQTGKVVTPELYIACGISGAIQHVAGMSQSRVIIAINKDPEAPIFQIADYGIVGDLFEVVPLLTEQFKQALQA
- a CDS encoding electron transfer flavoprotein subunit beta/FixA family protein, with the translated sequence MNIIVLVKQTFDTEEKIVIENGKVMDDDVKFVLNPYDEYAVEEAIRIRDEQGGKITVVSVGPDRATEALRTALAMGADEAVLINDERIGTDEHAVAQALAAFVGTESADLVLGGNFSVDNGAGQVAVRLAKLLGIPHVSAITKLEIADGRAVCSRDAEGDTEVVELPLPALFTAQQGLNEPRYPSLQGIMKAKKKPLREMTLDDFSITAEARTAQAELFLPPQRQAGKLISGEPAAQAQELFRLLRTEAKVV
- a CDS encoding TetR/AcrR family transcriptional regulator gives rise to the protein MASQKKEKYSQILEAAVKVFAEHGFHRSQVSRIAKTAGVADGTIYLYFKRKEDILISLFREKLGELIGKFHASLEETTGAKEALRKVCEIHFTELGNNPDLAFVTQIELRQSSLELRKEIGKIIKPYIVLIEKIIVQGIEEKVFRADLDVKLTRLLIFGSMDEVVTSWLISGQKYSLIGQLDGTVGFFLKGLEA
- a CDS encoding heterodisulfide reductase-related iron-sulfur binding cluster → MPGAIVQLVLFLAVTGLGVYAFARAVIHRYMYVKLGQPVEWGGRAKRNLRDFAVQVFGQTKLLKDKKSGLMHIVIFYGFIILQVGALDIIYKGLSGRPLPIPGYEAFVLLQEATVTLVLVAMGYAAYRRYGEKLGRLKRGWKPSIVVFFIFSLMLSVLLTMSFERLLEGKDFSPYAPIASLIAMPLAGMTQTAAEVLYLVCWWAHLLILLAFLVYVPQSKHFHLLSAPVNLLLRRTDPVGRLRKLDLEDEEAESFGVGKVEDFTQKQLLDLYACVECGRCTNVCPAAGTGKWLSPMHMIVKLRDHLTEKGAAVTSRSPWIPSFVFSSGGTHGIRADGADLGEWQGKGMTDIGPTMRAQAAAWQTAADRAPGEMELIGDIMSEAEIWACTTCRNCEDQCPVGNEHVDKIVDMRRYLVLTQGSMPHDGQRALQNIERQGNPWGISRSDRAKWVREVDPEGMLHVPTVKENPEFDILLFVGSMGSYDNRSRKVTRSLVRLMNEAGVNFAILGNEEKNSGDTPRRMGNEFLFQQLCEENIATFRKYNVRKIVTACPHTYNTLKNEYPEFGLEAEVLHHSELLDELVRTGKLVPRHKVEERITYHDSCYLGRYNGVYEQPRNVLRAIKGVTLLEMERSRENGMCCGAGGGMMWMEETAGKRVNLARTEQALAAKPTVISSACPYCLTMMEDGTKLLEADEAVQTRDIAEILELAVFGSVKSDDRQPVSV